A window of Xylophilus sp. GW821-FHT01B05 contains these coding sequences:
- a CDS encoding LysR family transcriptional regulator has protein sequence MKTAPDRIELMQTFVRIVEAGSLSAAAAQMGATQPTVSRRLQALERSLGLRLLHRSTHAMKLTEDGERCFERAKLLLASWDAFETDLRGTDNVPEGTLRVVVPHAFGQQQLVEPLADYLRRHGQVAVEWLLHDGTPDFVADGIDCAIHVGAVDDQSLVALKLAEVPRIVVAAPSVVAGAPLPVHAAELAGLPWLALRTYYRNEVTLVHASGERHQFPIRPRMSTDSLLAMRSAALLGLGAGVASAWSVADEVAHGRLLHLAPEWHAPSLPVYLMYPYARFYPAKLRRFVEVLRTAMPGSLGG, from the coding sequence ATGAAGACAGCCCCCGACCGGATCGAGCTGATGCAGACCTTTGTGCGCATTGTGGAGGCGGGCAGCCTGTCGGCCGCGGCGGCGCAGATGGGCGCCACCCAGCCCACGGTAAGCCGGCGCCTGCAGGCGCTGGAGCGCTCGCTCGGCCTGCGCCTGCTGCACCGCTCCACCCACGCCATGAAGCTGACCGAAGACGGCGAGCGCTGCTTCGAGCGCGCCAAGCTGCTGCTGGCCAGCTGGGACGCCTTCGAGACCGACCTGCGCGGCACCGACAACGTGCCCGAGGGCACGCTGCGCGTGGTAGTACCGCACGCCTTTGGCCAACAGCAACTGGTGGAGCCGCTGGCCGACTACCTGCGCCGCCACGGCCAGGTGGCGGTGGAGTGGCTGCTGCACGACGGCACGCCGGACTTCGTCGCCGACGGCATCGACTGCGCCATCCATGTCGGCGCGGTGGACGACCAGTCCCTGGTGGCGCTGAAGCTGGCCGAGGTGCCGCGCATCGTCGTTGCCGCGCCCTCGGTGGTGGCCGGCGCGCCGCTGCCGGTGCATGCGGCGGAGCTGGCCGGCCTGCCCTGGCTGGCGCTGCGCACCTACTACCGCAACGAGGTGACGCTGGTGCATGCCAGCGGCGAGCGCCACCAGTTCCCGATCCGCCCGCGCATGAGCACCGACAGCCTGCTGGCCATGCGCAGCGCAGCCCTGCTGGGCCTGGGCGCGGGCGTTGCATCGGCCTGGTCGGTGGCCGACGAGGTGGCGCACGGCCGCTTGCTGCACCTGGCGCCAGAGTGGCATGCGCCCTCGCTGCCGGTGTACCTGATGTACCCGTACGCGCGCTTCTACCCGGCCAAGCTGCGCCGCTTTGTCGAGGTGCTGCGCACGGCGATGCCGGGCTCGCTGGGCGGCTGA
- a CDS encoding LysR family transcriptional regulator, giving the protein MRFDLTDLRLFLHVVEAGSLTAGAARSHMTLASASQRVRGMEDLLGAPLLLRSAQGVQPTEAGRTLQHHARLVLQQMERLRGELGDYGAGLHGHVRLLCNTSAMTEHLPELLSRFLAQHPRLAVDLEEQPSQDIVDALRAGLCDIGIVSDAVDTQGLQCQLFRPDPLVLVLPRGHALAGRRRIALADAAGQDFVGLAAGSPLQEHVAQHARQLGMRLRYRVRVRSFEALCRMVEQGIGVGVVPRAAALRCGRSMKIARVALSDAWAARQLLACVRPAEALPQHAQRMLAHLLAPTA; this is encoded by the coding sequence ATGCGATTCGACCTGACCGATCTGCGCCTCTTCCTGCACGTGGTGGAGGCCGGCAGCCTTACCGCCGGCGCCGCGCGCAGCCACATGACGCTGGCCAGTGCCAGCCAGCGTGTGCGCGGCATGGAGGACCTGCTGGGCGCGCCGCTGCTGCTGCGCAGCGCGCAGGGCGTGCAGCCCACCGAGGCTGGCCGCACGCTGCAGCACCACGCGCGCCTGGTGCTGCAGCAGATGGAGCGCCTGCGCGGCGAGCTGGGCGACTACGGCGCCGGCCTGCATGGCCATGTGCGCCTGCTGTGCAACACCTCGGCCATGACCGAGCACCTGCCCGAGCTGCTGAGCCGCTTCCTGGCGCAGCACCCGCGCCTGGCGGTGGACCTGGAAGAGCAGCCCAGCCAGGACATCGTCGATGCGCTGCGTGCCGGCCTGTGCGACATCGGCATCGTCTCGGATGCGGTCGATACGCAAGGCCTGCAGTGCCAGCTGTTCCGGCCCGACCCGCTGGTGCTGGTGCTGCCGCGCGGACACGCGCTGGCCGGCCGCCGCCGCATTGCGCTGGCCGATGCGGCTGGCCAGGACTTTGTCGGCCTGGCCGCTGGCAGCCCGCTGCAAGAGCACGTCGCCCAGCATGCCCGGCAACTGGGCATGCGCCTGCGCTACCGCGTGCGGGTGCGCAGCTTCGAGGCGCTGTGCCGCATGGTGGAGCAGGGCATAGGCGTGGGCGTGGTGCCCCGGGCTGCGGCGCTGCGCTGCGGGCGCTCGATGAAGATCGCGCGCGTGGCGCTCAGTGACGCCTGGGCCGCGCGGCAACTGCTGGCCTGCGTACGGCCGGCGGAGGCGCTGCCGCAGCATGCGCAGCGCATGCTGGCGCACCTGTTGGCGCCAACCGCCTGA
- a CDS encoding sulfite exporter TauE/SafE family protein: protein MDANLGLWSAVAAVFLLAGVVKGVIGLGLPTLSMALLALWMPPAQAAALLILPSLLTNVWQIRPWATAWPLLRRLGGMQLGICVGTLAGAWAFGAPAGAWATTLLGVALLAYAGWGLAGRTLHLAPRHERWLGPLVGAATGGVTAVTGVFVVPAVPYLQALGLQRDGLVQAMGLSFTTSTVVLAVALAGEGGFSHAALGGSLAMLLPALAGMALGQWARQRLSAAVFRRCFFVGLALLGAYMLGRQWLG from the coding sequence ATGGATGCAAACCTGGGGCTCTGGAGCGCAGTGGCCGCCGTGTTCCTGCTGGCCGGCGTGGTCAAGGGCGTGATCGGCCTGGGCCTGCCAACGCTGTCGATGGCGCTGCTGGCGCTGTGGATGCCGCCGGCGCAGGCGGCGGCGCTGCTGATCCTGCCTTCGCTGCTGACCAATGTCTGGCAGATCCGGCCCTGGGCCACGGCCTGGCCGCTGCTGCGCCGGCTGGGCGGCATGCAGCTGGGCATCTGCGTGGGCACGCTGGCGGGCGCCTGGGCCTTTGGCGCGCCGGCCGGTGCCTGGGCCACGACGCTGCTGGGCGTGGCGCTGCTGGCCTATGCGGGCTGGGGCCTGGCCGGGCGCACGCTGCACCTGGCGCCGCGCCACGAGCGCTGGCTGGGCCCGCTGGTGGGCGCGGCCACGGGCGGGGTGACGGCCGTCACCGGCGTGTTCGTGGTGCCGGCCGTGCCCTATCTGCAGGCGCTGGGCCTGCAGCGCGATGGGCTGGTGCAGGCCATGGGCTTGTCCTTCACCACCTCGACCGTGGTGCTGGCGGTGGCGCTGGCGGGCGAAGGCGGCTTTTCCCACGCGGCGCTGGGCGGCTCGCTGGCCATGCTGCTGCCGGCGCTGGCCGGCATGGCGCTGGGGCAATGGGCGCGGCAGCGGCTGTCGGCGGCGGTGTTCCGGCGCTGCTTCTTTGTCGGGCTGGCGCTGCTGGGGGCTTACATGCTGGGGCGGCAGTGGCTGGGATGA
- a CDS encoding MFS transporter: MTTPPAAPPSPRTLWTMLLALSAGFALSQAFRTVAAIMATPLQAEFALSAQALGVFAGAFHFAFGGMQLFMGIGIDLYGVRRTVLTAFPLAAAGALLAALAPSYGVLVLGQLLIGVGCAPAFLVCTVFIARHFPASRFAAVSGAVLGLSGVGMLATGTPLAWLVQAFSWRAGFAVLAAACVLAWCAIFAMVREPAPAAGAPTAPRESVGAAVRGFAALFLVRHTWGIVALGVVAYASFITLRGLWLGPLLIERHGFSLVDSGNVALAVSLAGIFGAPLFGRLDPGPARRRRWIVGFSLLLALVFAAMALVHSAWLDVAAPLLIALLSGYIVLQYAEVRAAYPAALTGRAMAVFTMAMFLGVALMQWFTGAVASAAQAQGWEPFTVVLGLIGALLAAGAAAFAWLPAPPR; this comes from the coding sequence ATGACAACGCCACCGGCCGCGCCCCCTTCCCCCCGCACGCTCTGGACCATGCTGCTGGCGCTGTCCGCCGGCTTTGCGCTGAGCCAGGCCTTTCGCACCGTGGCGGCCATCATGGCGACGCCGCTGCAGGCGGAGTTCGCGCTGTCGGCGCAGGCGCTGGGGGTGTTCGCCGGGGCCTTCCACTTCGCGTTTGGCGGCATGCAGCTGTTCATGGGCATTGGCATCGACCTGTACGGCGTGCGGCGCACCGTGCTCACCGCGTTTCCGCTGGCGGCGGCGGGGGCGCTGCTGGCGGCGCTGGCGCCGAGCTATGGCGTGCTGGTGCTGGGGCAACTGCTGATCGGCGTGGGCTGCGCGCCTGCGTTCCTGGTGTGTACGGTGTTCATTGCGCGGCATTTCCCGGCATCGCGCTTTGCGGCGGTGTCCGGGGCGGTGCTGGGGCTGTCGGGCGTGGGCATGCTGGCCACCGGCACGCCGCTGGCGTGGCTGGTGCAGGCCTTTTCCTGGCGCGCCGGCTTTGCGGTGCTGGCCGCTGCCTGCGTGCTGGCCTGGTGCGCCATCTTTGCCATGGTGCGCGAGCCCGCGCCCGCTGCGGGCGCGCCCACGGCGCCGCGCGAATCGGTGGGCGCGGCGGTGCGCGGCTTTGCGGCGCTGTTCCTGGTGCGCCATACCTGGGGCATCGTGGCGCTGGGCGTGGTGGCCTATGCCAGCTTCATCACGCTGCGCGGGCTGTGGCTGGGGCCGCTGCTGATCGAGCGGCACGGCTTCTCGCTGGTGGACAGCGGCAACGTGGCACTGGCGGTGTCGCTGGCCGGCATCTTCGGCGCGCCGCTGTTCGGCCGGCTCGACCCGGGGCCGGCCAGGCGGCGCCGCTGGATCGTCGGCTTCTCGCTCTTGCTGGCGCTGGTGTTCGCGGCCATGGCGCTGGTGCACAGCGCCTGGCTGGACGTGGCCGCGCCGCTGCTGATCGCACTGCTGTCGGGCTACATCGTGCTGCAGTACGCCGAGGTACGCGCCGCCTACCCGGCCGCCCTCACCGGCCGCGCCATGGCGGTGTTCACCATGGCCATGTTCCTGGGCGTGGCATTGATGCAGTGGTTCACCGGCGCGGTGGCCTCGGCCGCGCAGGCGCAGGGCTGGGAGCCGTTTACCGTGGTGCTGGGGCTGATAGGCGCGCTGCTGGCGGCGGGCGCGGCAGCCTTTGCCTGGCTGCCGGCGCCGCCGCGCTGA
- a CDS encoding DUF2076 family protein has product MTPQEHQLLSDFLGRLAAVDKTAKDPEADALIYQRLAPLPDAPYLLVQRTLLLEQALEAAQRQIAQLQQNPPHADAGSPSFLSPGAAPGFGRAPSQAYTPPPSSYPPEAAVPAAPPAPASWRDRLFGAPPAAAAPAAAPSFLGQAASTAAGVAGGMFLFNGLENLLGRHGNSSSSGLLGDSNANMFGGALLPQETVVQNITTNDSFFLDDDGSNGRDERREADGDASDLPDDDSDDFI; this is encoded by the coding sequence ATGACTCCCCAAGAACACCAGCTGCTCAGCGACTTCCTGGGTCGCCTGGCCGCCGTCGACAAGACCGCCAAAGACCCGGAAGCCGATGCCCTGATCTACCAACGCCTGGCCCCGCTGCCCGACGCCCCCTATCTGCTGGTGCAGCGCACCCTGCTGCTGGAGCAGGCGCTGGAGGCCGCACAGCGGCAGATCGCCCAGTTGCAGCAGAACCCACCGCACGCCGACGCCGGCAGCCCGAGCTTCCTGAGCCCGGGCGCAGCGCCAGGCTTTGGCCGCGCGCCTTCGCAGGCCTATACGCCGCCGCCCTCCAGCTACCCGCCCGAGGCCGCCGTGCCCGCCGCGCCGCCGGCACCCGCCAGTTGGCGTGACCGGCTGTTTGGGGCGCCACCGGCGGCAGCGGCACCTGCCGCAGCCCCAAGCTTCCTCGGCCAGGCCGCCAGCACCGCCGCTGGCGTGGCCGGCGGCATGTTCCTGTTCAACGGGCTGGAGAACCTGCTGGGCCGCCACGGCAACAGCAGCAGCAGCGGCTTGCTCGGCGACAGCAACGCCAACATGTTTGGCGGTGCCTTGCTGCCGCAAGAGACGGTGGTGCAGAACATCACCACCAACGACAGCTTCTTCCTGGACGACGACGGCAGCAACGGCCGCGACGAGAGGCGCGAAGCCGACGGCGACGCCAGCGACCTGCCGGACGACGACAGCGACGATTTCATCTAA
- a CDS encoding putative quinol monooxygenase, producing MIHVVAVITAKPGQRAQILEAFHANRAAVLAEAGCIEYTATVDAEGMPASKGTFGGDTFVVIEKWETLDALKAHAVAPHMAAYGAKTRELTENRVIHVLSPI from the coding sequence ATGATTCACGTCGTCGCCGTCATCACCGCCAAGCCCGGCCAGCGCGCCCAAATCCTCGAAGCCTTCCACGCCAACCGTGCCGCCGTGCTGGCCGAAGCCGGCTGCATCGAATACACCGCCACGGTGGACGCCGAGGGCATGCCGGCCTCCAAAGGCACCTTTGGTGGCGACACCTTCGTGGTGATCGAGAAGTGGGAGACGCTGGACGCGCTCAAGGCCCATGCAGTGGCGCCGCACATGGCGGCCTACGGCGCCAAGACGCGCGAGCTGACAGAGAACCGTGTGATCCACGTGCTATCACCCATCTGA
- the gap gene encoding type I glyceraldehyde-3-phosphate dehydrogenase, with protein sequence MTIKIGINGFGRIGRNVLRSAVQNFSDIEVVGINDLLEPDYLAYMLQYDSVHGRFKGEIAVEGNTLIVNGKKIRLTQERDPANLKWNEVGADVVIESTGLFLDKATAAKHIAAGAKKVIISAPSKDDTPMFVFGVNDKTYAGQEVISNASCTTNCLAPLAKVLNDKWGIKRGLMTTVHAATATQKTVDGPSNKDWRGGRGILENIIPSSTGAAKAVGVVIPELNKKLTGMSFRVPTSDVSVVDLTVELNSEASFDEIKAELKAQSEGALKGVLGYTEDKVVATDFRGDTRTSIFDADASIALDKTFVKLVSWYDNEWGYSNKCLEMVRVVAAK encoded by the coding sequence ATGACGATCAAGATCGGTATCAACGGCTTCGGCCGTATTGGGCGCAATGTGCTGCGTTCGGCTGTGCAGAACTTCAGCGACATCGAAGTCGTGGGCATCAACGACCTGCTGGAGCCCGACTACCTTGCCTACATGCTGCAGTACGACAGCGTGCACGGCCGCTTCAAGGGCGAAATCGCGGTCGAGGGCAACACCCTGATCGTCAACGGCAAGAAGATCCGCCTGACGCAAGAGCGCGACCCGGCCAACCTGAAGTGGAACGAGGTCGGTGCCGACGTCGTCATCGAATCCACCGGCCTGTTCCTCGACAAGGCCACGGCCGCCAAGCACATTGCCGCCGGCGCCAAGAAGGTCATCATCTCTGCGCCGTCCAAGGACGACACGCCGATGTTCGTCTTTGGCGTCAACGACAAGACCTACGCCGGCCAGGAAGTGATCTCCAACGCCAGCTGCACCACCAACTGCCTGGCGCCGCTGGCCAAGGTGCTGAACGACAAGTGGGGCATCAAGCGCGGCCTGATGACCACCGTGCACGCTGCCACCGCCACGCAAAAAACCGTGGACGGCCCGAGCAACAAGGACTGGCGCGGCGGCCGCGGCATTCTGGAAAACATCATTCCCAGCAGCACTGGCGCGGCCAAGGCCGTGGGCGTGGTGATCCCCGAGCTGAACAAGAAGCTCACGGGCATGAGCTTTCGCGTGCCGACCTCTGACGTGTCGGTGGTCGATCTGACGGTGGAGCTCAACAGCGAAGCCAGCTTCGACGAGATCAAGGCCGAGCTCAAGGCCCAGTCCGAAGGCGCGCTGAAGGGCGTGCTGGGCTACACGGAAGACAAGGTGGTGGCCACCGACTTCCGCGGTGACACCCGCACCTCGATCTTCGACGCCGACGCCAGCATTGCCTTGGACAAGACCTTCGTCAAACTGGTGTCCTGGTACGACAACGAATGGGGCTACTCCAACAAGTGCCTGGAGATGGTGCGCGTGGTGGCCGCGAAGTAA
- the tkt gene encoding transketolase: protein MATTDTLAHAASPTEPTAAMANAIRALAMDAVQQANSGHPGAPMGMADMAVALWGSHLKHNPTNPQWADRDRFVLSNGHGSMLLYAVLHLTGYDLPIGELKNFRQLHSKTPGHPEVGYTAGVETTTGPLGQGITNAVGFALAEKLLAKEFNRADHAIVDHHTYVFLGDGCLMEGISHEAVALAGAWKLGKLIALYDDNGISIDGQVAPWFVDDTPARFRACGWNVIGPVDGHDAAAVAAALTSAKTSHDKPTLVVCKTAIGKGSPNRAGTSKAHGEPLGAEEIALTRNVLDWPHAPFEVPADVYAAWDAKDAGAKAEAAWNERFAAYTSAFPELAAEFTRRMRGELPKHFAQTAVDAVIAAHTKAETVASRKASQIALEAFTAALPELLGGSADLTGSNLTNTKSTPALRFDAQGDVVQTESAVGTLVGGRHINYGVREFGMAAIMNGVALHGGFIPYGGTFLTFSDYSRNAIRMAALMKLRVVHVFTHDSIGLGEDGPTHQSIEHAASLRLIPNLDVWRPADTAETAVAWAVALENKNRPSALLLSRQNLPYAAKSDLGEISRGAYVLSEPTAVGFKTKKAKAVILATGSEVQLALKAQELLARDKIAVRVVSVPSTTVFDRQDVAYKKSVLPAGTPRVAVEMGVTDGWWKYGVDAVVGIDHYGESAPANVLFKEFGFTPENVADTVRKVLGKK, encoded by the coding sequence ATGGCCACCACCGACACCCTGGCGCACGCCGCATCCCCCACCGAGCCGACCGCCGCCATGGCCAACGCCATTCGCGCGCTGGCGATGGACGCCGTCCAGCAGGCCAATTCCGGCCATCCCGGCGCGCCCATGGGCATGGCCGACATGGCGGTTGCGCTGTGGGGCAGCCACCTCAAGCACAACCCGACCAACCCGCAATGGGCCGACCGCGACCGCTTTGTGCTGTCCAACGGCCACGGCTCCATGCTGCTGTACGCGGTGCTGCACCTGACCGGCTACGACCTGCCGATTGGCGAGCTGAAGAACTTCCGCCAGCTGCACAGCAAGACCCCGGGCCACCCGGAAGTCGGCTACACCGCAGGCGTGGAAACCACCACCGGCCCGCTGGGCCAGGGCATCACCAATGCCGTGGGCTTTGCGCTGGCCGAGAAGCTGCTGGCCAAGGAATTCAACCGCGCCGATCACGCCATCGTCGACCACCACACCTACGTGTTCCTGGGCGACGGCTGCCTGATGGAAGGCATCAGCCACGAGGCCGTGGCCCTGGCCGGCGCCTGGAAGCTGGGCAAGCTGATCGCGCTGTACGACGACAACGGCATCTCCATCGACGGCCAGGTAGCGCCCTGGTTCGTGGACGACACGCCGGCCCGCTTCCGCGCCTGCGGCTGGAACGTGATCGGCCCGGTCGACGGCCATGACGCCGCCGCCGTGGCCGCTGCGCTGACCAGCGCCAAGACCTCGCATGACAAGCCCACGCTGGTCGTCTGCAAGACGGCCATCGGCAAGGGTTCGCCCAACCGCGCCGGCACCTCGAAGGCGCACGGCGAGCCGCTGGGCGCAGAAGAAATCGCGCTGACCCGCAACGTGCTCGACTGGCCGCATGCGCCGTTTGAAGTCCCGGCCGATGTCTACGCCGCCTGGGACGCCAAGGACGCCGGTGCCAAGGCCGAAGCCGCCTGGAACGAGCGCTTTGCCGCCTACACCAGCGCCTTCCCAGAACTGGCCGCCGAGTTCACCCGCCGCATGCGTGGCGAGCTGCCCAAGCACTTTGCGCAGACCGCCGTCGACGCCGTGATCGCCGCCCACACCAAGGCCGAAACCGTGGCCAGCCGCAAGGCCAGCCAGATCGCGCTCGAAGCCTTCACCGCCGCGCTGCCCGAGCTGCTCGGCGGCAGCGCCGACCTGACCGGCTCCAACCTCACCAACACCAAGAGCACGCCCGCGCTGCGCTTTGATGCGCAAGGCGACGTGGTGCAGACGGAATCGGCCGTGGGCACCCTGGTGGGCGGCCGCCACATCAACTACGGCGTGCGCGAGTTCGGCATGGCCGCCATCATGAATGGCGTGGCCCTGCACGGCGGCTTCATCCCCTACGGCGGCACCTTCCTGACCTTCAGCGACTACAGCCGCAACGCCATCCGCATGGCCGCGCTGATGAAGCTGCGCGTGGTGCATGTGTTCACCCACGACTCCATCGGCCTGGGCGAAGACGGCCCGACGCACCAGTCGATCGAGCACGCCGCCAGCCTGCGCCTGATCCCCAACCTCGATGTCTGGCGCCCCGCCGACACGGCCGAAACCGCCGTGGCCTGGGCCGTTGCGCTGGAGAACAAGAACCGCCCAAGCGCCCTGCTGTTGTCGCGCCAGAACCTGCCCTACGCCGCCAAGAGCGACCTGGGCGAGATCAGCCGCGGTGCCTACGTGCTGAGCGAGCCGACCGCCGTCGGCTTCAAGACCAAGAAGGCCAAGGCTGTGATTCTGGCCACCGGCTCGGAAGTGCAGTTGGCGTTGAAGGCGCAAGAGCTGCTGGCGCGCGACAAGATCGCCGTGCGCGTGGTCTCGGTGCCCAGCACTACCGTTTTCGACCGCCAGGACGTGGCCTACAAGAAGTCCGTGCTGCCCGCCGGCACGCCGCGCGTGGCGGTGGAAATGGGCGTCACCGACGGCTGGTGGAAGTACGGCGTGGATGCCGTGGTTGGCATCGACCACTACGGCGAATCGGCACCGGCCAACGTGCTGTTCAAGGAGTTTGGCTTCACGCCCGAGAACGTGGCCGACACCGTGCGCAAGGTACTCGGCAAGAAATAA
- a CDS encoding S-adenosylmethionine decarboxylase codes for MHGLHLTADLHDCRCAPHWLTNADALLAACEQRVRAAGLQPVAQLAHAFPATAEGPGGVTATVLLAESHLCVHTWPERRAVTLDVYVCNFSGDHAAKAHALEAALLALFDAAQVQRHALQRGAAPVLNL; via the coding sequence ATGCACGGCCTGCACCTCACCGCTGACCTTCACGACTGCCGCTGCGCCCCGCACTGGCTGACCAACGCCGACGCCTTGCTGGCCGCCTGCGAGCAGCGGGTGCGTGCCGCCGGCCTGCAGCCAGTGGCCCAATTGGCCCACGCCTTCCCGGCCACGGCAGAAGGCCCGGGCGGCGTCACCGCCACCGTGCTGCTGGCCGAATCGCACCTGTGCGTGCACACCTGGCCCGAGCGGCGCGCGGTGACGCTGGATGTCTACGTCTGCAATTTCAGCGGCGACCACGCGGCCAAGGCCCACGCGCTGGAAGCCGCGCTGCTGGCGCTGTTTGACGCGGCGCAGGTACAGCGGCATGCGTTGCAGCGCGGGGCAGCACCGGTATTAAATTTATAG